In Oscillatoria sp. FACHB-1406, one DNA window encodes the following:
- a CDS encoding STAS domain-containing protein: MTHSIVSEKIATIELFGSITAVNAEELRGQLMKKLAKPALSVLQLDLSKVEFLDSAGLMTLVTAYRLANSLNKRLIFCSVPPAVRIVFELTQLDRTFDMFEDRLAGEFSVIE, encoded by the coding sequence GTGACTCATTCAATCGTCTCCGAAAAAATTGCAACCATCGAACTGTTTGGCAGTATAACTGCGGTGAATGCAGAAGAGTTAAGAGGGCAGTTGATGAAAAAACTTGCCAAACCCGCGCTCTCAGTGTTGCAGCTTGATTTATCAAAGGTTGAATTTCTCGATAGTGCTGGCTTGATGACACTGGTAACGGCCTATCGTCTGGCGAACAGTTTGAACAAACGTCTGATCTTCTGTTCCGTACCGCCCGCAGTCCGGATTGTGTTTGAACTGACTCAGCTTGATAGGACTTTTGATATGTTTGAAGATCGTTTAGCGGGCGAATTTTCAGTTATCGAGTAG
- a CDS encoding FAD-dependent oxidoreductase: protein MSSPTEIYDVAIIGAGVSGTSLLYALSHYTNLNNLLLIEKYEEVARVNSHRTSNSQTLHFGDIETNYTLETAQKVNRAASLVKNYLLRFDRDRKIYTQYSKMVLAVGAEQIKTLERRYTEFKSLFPELRLIEREEIGAIEPNVLQGRDETEEILALYTPEGYTIDFQKLSQSFLDRALERTDKKIDLRLGTAINKIEREGELYRLESDRGSILAKTVTVAAGAHSLLFAKSLGYGSHYALLCAAGSFYSAPQVLQGKVYSVQLKKLPFAAIHGDPEVDDPNTTRFGPTAKVVPLLERHNYQTFWDYLRTAGLSLDAIASFLKILADPFFFTYILRNFLYDVPGIGKQLFLREVRKIVPDIRFQDLRYARGYGGLRPQIVNLKTRSLELGQAKIIGDKILFNITPSPGASTCLQNAAEDAEKIVGFLGQEYTFDQKAFYDDLAAVSR from the coding sequence ATGTCTTCCCCAACCGAAATTTATGACGTTGCAATTATTGGCGCGGGTGTTTCCGGAACCTCTTTACTCTATGCCTTGAGTCACTACACAAATCTTAATAATTTGTTATTGATCGAGAAATACGAAGAAGTCGCTCGGGTCAATTCTCATCGAACCAGTAACAGTCAAACCCTTCATTTCGGCGATATTGAAACCAATTACACTTTAGAAACGGCGCAAAAGGTCAATCGTGCTGCAAGTTTAGTCAAGAATTATCTATTGCGTTTCGATCGCGATCGCAAAATTTATACGCAGTATTCTAAGATGGTTCTCGCGGTTGGGGCAGAACAAATTAAAACCCTCGAGCGACGATATACAGAGTTTAAATCTCTCTTTCCCGAATTGCGCCTCATCGAACGAGAAGAAATCGGCGCGATCGAACCGAATGTCCTTCAAGGGAGAGATGAAACCGAAGAGATTTTAGCGCTTTATACCCCGGAAGGTTATACAATCGACTTTCAAAAACTCTCTCAATCGTTTCTCGATCGCGCCTTAGAACGTACCGATAAAAAGATTGACCTTCGGTTAGGAACTGCGATTAATAAAATCGAACGTGAGGGAGAATTGTATCGCCTCGAGAGCGATCGCGGTTCGATTTTAGCTAAAACCGTTACGGTTGCTGCGGGGGCGCATAGTTTGCTGTTTGCTAAATCCCTCGGTTACGGAAGTCATTACGCCCTACTTTGTGCGGCGGGAAGTTTTTATAGCGCGCCGCAAGTTTTGCAGGGAAAAGTGTATAGCGTACAGCTTAAAAAGCTACCTTTTGCAGCGATTCATGGCGATCCGGAGGTAGACGATCCCAATACCACCCGCTTCGGTCCGACGGCGAAAGTCGTACCGCTGCTGGAACGGCACAACTATCAAACCTTTTGGGATTATTTACGCACTGCGGGGCTGAGTCTTGACGCGATCGCCAGTTTTTTAAAAATTCTTGCCGATCCCTTCTTTTTTACCTATATTCTTCGCAATTTTCTCTACGATGTTCCCGGAATTGGTAAGCAATTATTCCTACGCGAAGTCAGAAAAATTGTTCCCGATATTCGTTTCCAAGATTTACGATACGCGCGCGGTTATGGCGGTCTGCGACCGCAGATCGTCAACCTTAAAACTCGCAGCCTCGAACTCGGGCAAGCCAAAATTATCGGGGATAAAATTCTCTTCAATATTACCCCTTCCCCGGGTGCTTCTACCTGCTTGCAAAATGCTGCTGAAGATGCCGAGAAAATAGTGGGTTTCTTAGGTCAAGAGTATACTTTCGACCAAAAAGCCTTCTACGACGATTTAGCCGCCGTTTCGCGATGA